One part of the Aurantibacillus circumpalustris genome encodes these proteins:
- a CDS encoding LytR/AlgR family response regulator transcription factor has product MLSAILVDDEEKSLKNLTILLNEYCNNVEIINTASNALQAVKLILSNKPDLVFLDVQMPGYNGFDVLEQIGEVSSTVIFTTAHKEYAINALRKGAFDYLLKPIDGDDLKNCILRATEKISKEKNLDLSPNANKGIIELSVKDGIIFIRQEKIVRLEASGSYTVFFMDNDIKHLVSKSMKEYEALLDPTVFFRCHNSHIINLKMVAKFNNNNGYFAELTNGSVVEIARRSKDLFLQRLKNI; this is encoded by the coding sequence ATGTTAAGTGCTATTTTAGTGGATGATGAAGAAAAGTCTTTGAAAAATTTAACAATATTATTAAATGAATATTGTAATAATGTTGAAATTATAAACACAGCCTCAAACGCTCTTCAAGCAGTAAAATTAATTCTGAGTAACAAACCCGACCTTGTTTTTTTAGATGTACAAATGCCGGGGTATAATGGATTTGATGTACTTGAGCAAATAGGGGAAGTGTCGTCAACAGTAATTTTTACAACAGCGCATAAAGAATATGCCATAAATGCACTACGCAAAGGAGCTTTCGATTACCTTTTAAAACCAATTGATGGTGACGATTTAAAAAATTGTATTCTTAGAGCTACAGAAAAAATATCAAAAGAAAAAAATTTAGACCTTAGTCCAAATGCTAACAAGGGAATTATAGAATTATCTGTTAAAGATGGAATCATATTTATTAGGCAAGAAAAAATTGTTCGGCTTGAAGCTTCTGGAAGTTACACGGTTTTTTTTATGGACAATGATATAAAACATTTAGTTTCTAAAAGTATGAAAGAGTATGAGGCACTTCTTGACCCAACTGTTTTTTTTAGATGCCATAACTCTCATATTATTAATTTAAAAATGGTAGCTAAATTCAATAATAACAATGGATATTTTGCGGAATTAACAAATGGCTCGGTTGTTGAAATAGCAAGAAGAAGCAAGGATCTTTTTTTACAACGATTAAAAAATATTTAG